The segment TCGCCCTCATACGATGTGCACCTGCTGGCTTCGTGCGCGCTTCGTATCGCTGATATTCGTGGAGGCGGACTCAGTTTCCGACACCCCGACTGCCTTAGCGCTGTCAGCACAGCGATGCTGCAATTCTTCCAATCATTACGCTTCGCAGGAGACCTTATATGAGTGAACTAGCGCTAAGTGTTGTACTACCCGTTAGGGATCAACCTTTTCCACTCCAGATCACGCTTGAATGGTTAGCGCGCAGTCTCCCCCAAGCGAGCGAGGTTATCGTCGTCGACGACGGGTCTGCACTTCCTGCAAAGCATGTCGCCGCTGCGTTCGAACAGCGCATCAAACTCACGGTGCTTGAACTCCCAGGCTTGGGACGCGCGGCCGCCCGCAACGCCGGGTGGCGGACTGCCCGGGGCGTGCGCGTGCTGTTCAACGACGCTGACCGGCACCCTGCGCTCAGCGACCTCACGCCACACCTAACAGGCACTGGTGCCGTAGTGGGCCGACACCTTGAATTCTATTTCAGTCAGCCTGACCAGCATAGCTACGCCTTGCTCAACGACTTTAACAGAGTACGTGGAAAAGCACGCGAACCAATTTACCCCCGACTTGTCCGCACAATGCTCTTTGACGAGGACGGAGAATCCCGTACTGGGATACCGTGGGCTGCCTTTCTCACGGGCAATGTTTCCGTCGAGCGTTCACGTTTGGCGGACATCGGTGGGTTCGACGAAGCCTTTACATCATGGGGAGTTGAGCACTTCGAGTTAGGGTACCGCCTGCACGCAACTGGCTGCCCCTTTCGAGTCGCTTCGCAAGCGGTGAATTACCACATTGCCCACTCAAGGGAACCCAACTTCTATCAGCAGCACATGCGTGAAAGCATGCTGTATTTTCAGCAAAAACATCGTGCGCCGGTTCTCGACGTGTTCGCGCGATTCCTCTTCGGAGAAGTACCGATGCAAGACGTGGAGCGTGCTGCTCCACACCCAGGCCCTTGGCCTACGCTTCACCACGAAGATGTTCATTTTCTGGGCCTGCGCTCGCAAACTTTAGCGCGCACCACGAGCCCATGACTCCATCCTTGTCGGGGTTTCTCCACAAGGCGCTATCGCAACACTCCGAGCGTTCATTCAATGACGCTTGGACTTACGGCACATTGGCTTCTCATCTGGCCTGTTGGCCTACGGCCGCTACCTTAGACACTCCAAAGGCAGGAACCGCGATTGCCGTTCGCCTACCAGATCGACTCGACTTCACCCTAGCGGCGCTGGCAACACTTCATTCGGGCTGTATACCCGCATTGCTACACATGGATTTGCCTGAGTCGGCAATTGAGGAGCGACTCAAACGGGCCGGCATCCATTTGCACGTGAAAGCGGGTAATTGGTGTGCGCTGCGCGGCAACGACCATGTGTCACACAACCTGGTCGAAAACACGGCATTGGTGGCCTGCACTTCCGGCACGACCGGTCTCGCTCGGTTTACCCAGCACAGTGCGGCGGGCGTTCTGGCTAATTTGCAAGGCATCCAAGAGTACTTAAACATTGGTACAGACGACCACATGCTGGTGTTGCGAGAACCATCCTATCTATCAGTGTTTGTGGGTGAAATTCTGCTAGCTATCGCGCACGGCGCCCGACTCAGCTTCTCCCCTCGCCGCTTCACCCCTCATTTCTTTGTACAAACGGTGTTAAACGGCGGCGTTACTTGCCTGACCGCTACCGCGAGTGTTCTGCACGCACTGCTGCCCACCATTAAACGAGAAGCGGCGCAGCTTAGGTCGCTCCGCTTTGTGCAGCTCCTCGGAGAGGGCGCATCTTTGGAGACTATCGAAGGTCTGGCGACGGCTCTGCCGGATGCGGAAGTCATTCATGCCTACGGCCTGACCGAGGCGGGCCCTCGACTCACAGCTTGGTCATCACGAAAGCATCCTCGTGAACGTGCATGCGTAGGAGAACCCATTTCCGGTGTGCACTTACGCGTACCTGACGCCGAAACCGGTGAATTGTGGGTTCATAGCAGCGCGATGATGCTAGGTTACGTGGGCGAGAGAGGGGCGTCACCAGACTGGCTGGCTACGCACGACTATGGCCGTGTTGATGAACGCGGGTTGGTTTTCGTGGAAGGCCGAACGGACGACATCATCAATCGGAGTGGCATAAAGTTTATGCCTACGCAAATTGAGCAACTCCTTAATGAACATCCGGCAGTGCGCGCGAGTCTG is part of the Deinococcus sp. QL22 genome and harbors:
- a CDS encoding glycosyltransferase family 2 protein; protein product: MSELALSVVLPVRDQPFPLQITLEWLARSLPQASEVIVVDDGSALPAKHVAAAFEQRIKLTVLELPGLGRAAARNAGWRTARGVRVLFNDADRHPALSDLTPHLTGTGAVVGRHLEFYFSQPDQHSYALLNDFNRVRGKAREPIYPRLVRTMLFDEDGESRTGIPWAAFLTGNVSVERSRLADIGGFDEAFTSWGVEHFELGYRLHATGCPFRVASQAVNYHIAHSREPNFYQQHMRESMLYFQQKHRAPVLDVFARFLFGEVPMQDVERAAPHPGPWPTLHHEDVHFLGLRSQTLARTTSP
- a CDS encoding class I adenylate-forming enzyme family protein is translated as MDLPESAIEERLKRAGIHLHVKAGNWCALRGNDHVSHNLVENTALVACTSGTTGLARFTQHSAAGVLANLQGIQEYLNIGTDDHMLVLREPSYLSVFVGEILLAIAHGARLSFSPRRFTPHFFVQTVLNGGVTCLTATASVLHALLPTIKREAAQLRSLRFVQLLGEGASLETIEGLATALPDAEVIHAYGLTEAGPRLTAWSSRKHPRERACVGEPISGVHLRVPDAETGELWVHSSAMMLGYVGERGASPDWLATHDYGRVDERGLVFVEGRTDDIINRSGIKFMPTQIEQLLNEHPAVRASLIQARGMGYGIRLRALIELVEGQQVQPDELLRFVRYRLPSAMWVDDVEFVTVLPCKSSGKLDRAVTTA